The following proteins come from a genomic window of Corallococcus sp. NCRR:
- a CDS encoding SDR family oxidoreductase, with translation MFVITGATGRLGRFVVEGVLKQVPAHQVAVAVRHPDKAAEWAARGVQVRNADYSRPETWDGVFSSGDTVLLISSSEVGQRRKQHQTVVDAAKKAGVKLLAYTSILHADTSRMILAGEHLYTEEAIRASGLPFVFLRHGWYLENYTEAAKRTLEQGVLRGCAKDGRVAPATRQDYAAAAVAVLTGTGHENQVYELAGDTGFTLAEYAAELSRQSGRTVTYQDLPPADFAAALQQAGLPKGYADVLANSDEGIARGDLNDTSRTLSRLIGHPTTALAEALKQG, from the coding sequence ATGTTCGTCATCACGGGAGCCACGGGCCGGTTGGGCCGTTTCGTCGTTGAAGGCGTGTTGAAGCAGGTCCCCGCGCACCAGGTCGCGGTCGCGGTGCGCCATCCGGACAAGGCCGCGGAGTGGGCCGCGCGCGGCGTGCAGGTTCGCAATGCGGACTACAGCCGCCCGGAGACGTGGGACGGCGTGTTCTCCAGCGGGGACACGGTGCTGCTCATCTCCTCCAGCGAGGTGGGCCAGCGGCGCAAGCAACACCAAACCGTGGTGGACGCGGCGAAGAAGGCCGGCGTGAAGCTGCTGGCCTACACGAGCATCCTGCACGCGGACACGTCGCGGATGATTCTGGCCGGCGAGCACCTGTACACCGAGGAAGCGATCCGTGCGTCAGGGCTACCGTTCGTGTTCCTGCGCCACGGCTGGTACCTGGAGAACTACACGGAGGCCGCGAAGCGGACGCTGGAGCAGGGCGTGCTCCGGGGCTGCGCGAAGGATGGCCGTGTCGCTCCGGCCACCCGCCAGGACTACGCGGCCGCCGCCGTCGCGGTGCTGACCGGCACAGGCCATGAGAACCAGGTGTACGAGCTCGCGGGAGACACCGGCTTCACGCTGGCGGAGTACGCGGCGGAGCTGTCACGCCAGTCCGGCAGGACGGTGACGTACCAGGATCTGCCACCGGCCGACTTCGCCGCCGCGCTCCAGCAGGCGGGCCTGCCCAAGGGCTACGCCGACGTGCTGGCGAACTCCGACGAGGGCATTGCTCGCGGTGACCTGAATGACACGAGCCGCACGCTGAGCCGCCTCATCGGCCACCCCACCACGGCCCTGGCCGAAGCGCTCAAACAGGGCTGA